Proteins encoded together in one Pseudomonas sp. TCU-HL1 window:
- a CDS encoding OprD family porin, whose translation MDRHTLTSSLLLVGSSLCTSTPALADFITDSKASLELRNFYFNRDFRQHAAPQSKAEEWAQGFLLRYESGFTEGSIGVGLDAIGLLGVKLDSSPDRAGSGLLKRDREAPKRAQDEYGELGLTAKLRASKSTLKLGTLMPKLPVLLANDSRLLPQTFEGGQLNSLEIDGLTFDAGRLRQVNQRDSSDYEDMSITKVGVKNIRARQTTSDTFDFANLSYKWNDALSTSYGFGRLDDFYRQHYLTLNHLLPLGDGQSLKSDLRFARSTDEGGSNVDNKAFGAMFTYGIGGHALGLGYQRMSGDTGFAYVNGTDAYLVNFVQISDFANREERSWQARYDYNFAAVGIPGLTFMTRYLSGDGVELGAGREDGKEWERDTDIAYVVQSGPLKNLGLKWRNATVRSTNFGNDLDENRLILSYTLPLW comes from the coding sequence ATGGATCGCCACACCCTCACCTCCAGCCTGCTGCTCGTCGGCAGCTCGCTCTGCACTTCCACACCCGCCCTGGCGGACTTCATCACGGATTCGAAAGCCAGCCTGGAGCTGCGCAACTTCTACTTCAACCGTGACTTCCGCCAGCACGCCGCCCCCCAGTCCAAAGCCGAAGAGTGGGCGCAAGGCTTCCTGCTGCGCTACGAATCGGGCTTCACCGAGGGCAGCATCGGCGTCGGCCTGGATGCCATCGGCCTGCTCGGCGTGAAGCTGGACTCCAGCCCCGACCGCGCCGGCTCCGGCCTGCTCAAGCGGGACCGCGAAGCGCCCAAGCGCGCCCAGGACGAATACGGCGAGCTGGGTCTGACCGCCAAGCTGCGCGCCTCGAAAAGCACCCTCAAGCTCGGCACCCTGATGCCCAAGCTGCCGGTACTGCTGGCCAACGATTCGCGCCTGCTGCCGCAGACCTTCGAGGGCGGCCAGCTCAATTCCCTGGAGATCGACGGCCTGACCTTCGATGCCGGACGCCTGCGCCAGGTGAACCAGCGCGATTCCTCCGATTACGAGGACATGAGCATCACCAAGGTGGGCGTGAAGAACATCCGCGCACGCCAGACCACCAGCGACACCTTCGACTTCGCCAACCTCAGCTACAAGTGGAACGACGCCCTCAGCACCAGCTACGGCTTCGGACGCCTGGACGACTTCTACCGCCAGCACTACCTGACCCTGAACCACCTGCTGCCCCTGGGTGACGGCCAGAGCCTGAAGAGCGACCTGCGCTTCGCCCGCTCCACCGACGAAGGCGGCAGCAACGTGGACAACAAGGCCTTCGGCGCGATGTTCACCTATGGCATCGGTGGCCACGCCCTGGGCCTTGGCTACCAGCGCATGAGCGGCGACACCGGCTTCGCCTACGTCAACGGAACCGACGCCTACCTGGTGAACTTCGTGCAGATCAGCGACTTCGCCAACCGCGAGGAACGCTCCTGGCAGGCGCGCTACGACTACAACTTCGCGGCTGTGGGGATTCCGGGGTTGACCTTCATGACCCGCTACCTCTCCGGTGATGGCGTGGAACTGGGCGCGGGCCGTGAGGACGGCAAGGAATGGGAGCGCGATACCGACATCGCCTACGTGGTGCAGAGCGGACCGCTGAAAAACCTTGGATTGAAATGGCGCAATGCGACGGTGCGCTCGACGAACTTCGGCAACGACCTCGACGAGAACCGCCTGATCCTCAGCTACACCCTGCCGCTCTGGTAG
- a CDS encoding cation acetate symporter: MKALLALLALAPLSCFADAITAERQPLNLHAIGMFFIFVLATLAITWWAARRTRSTADFYTAGGGISGFQNGLAIAGDYMSAATLLGLSSLVFAKGYDGFVYIIGFFVGWPIVTFLMAERLRNLGRYTFADIVSYRLDQTRVRSFAALGSLTVVCCYLVVQMVGAGQLIKLLFGLDYQLAVVVVGMLMLVYVIFGGMIATTWVQITKAVLLLAGGTALVLMAMSEFGFSFENLAERAVAVHASGVKIMGPGTLLADPISAVSLSLGLVFGIAGLPHILMRFFTVPNAREARRSVLFATGFIGFFFLVVCVLGYTAIVIVGTDPQYFVDGKLGGALVGGGNMVAMHLAQAVGGNLFLGFLSAVAFATILAVVAGLALAGASAISHDLYASVLKKGRASEKDEMRVSRIATVAIGLVAIGLGILFEQMNIAFLVGLTFGVAASANFPVLIMAMYWRGLTTRGALWGGLTGLVSAMALVICAPAVWVGVLGHEKALFPYDQPALFSMPLAFLVIIVVSMLDRSARASRERAAYDDQFVRAQTGLGAAAASNH; encoded by the coding sequence ATGAAAGCCCTCCTCGCCCTCCTCGCACTGGCGCCGCTGAGCTGCTTCGCCGACGCCATCACGGCAGAGAGACAACCGCTCAATCTGCATGCCATCGGCATGTTCTTCATCTTCGTCCTGGCCACCCTCGCCATCACCTGGTGGGCCGCCCGACGCACCCGCTCCACCGCCGATTTCTACACTGCCGGCGGCGGCATCTCGGGCTTCCAGAACGGCTTGGCAATCGCCGGCGACTATATGTCGGCGGCCACTCTGCTGGGTCTTTCGAGCCTGGTGTTCGCCAAGGGCTACGACGGCTTCGTCTACATCATCGGCTTCTTCGTCGGCTGGCCCATCGTCACCTTCCTGATGGCCGAGCGCCTGCGCAACCTGGGCCGCTACACCTTCGCCGATATCGTCTCCTACCGCCTGGACCAGACCCGCGTACGCAGCTTCGCCGCCCTCGGCTCGCTGACCGTGGTCTGCTGCTACCTGGTCGTGCAGATGGTCGGCGCCGGCCAGCTGATCAAGCTGCTGTTCGGCCTGGACTACCAGTTGGCCGTGGTGGTGGTGGGCATGCTGATGCTGGTCTACGTGATCTTCGGCGGCATGATCGCCACCACCTGGGTGCAGATCACCAAGGCCGTTCTGCTGCTGGCAGGCGGTACCGCGCTGGTGCTGATGGCCATGAGCGAGTTCGGCTTCAGCTTCGAAAACCTCGCCGAGCGCGCAGTCGCCGTACACGCCAGCGGCGTCAAGATCATGGGGCCCGGCACTCTGCTGGCCGACCCGATCAGCGCCGTCTCGCTGTCCCTCGGCCTGGTGTTCGGCATCGCCGGCCTGCCGCATATCCTGATGCGCTTCTTCACCGTGCCCAATGCCAGGGAAGCCCGCCGCTCGGTGCTGTTCGCCACCGGTTTCATCGGCTTCTTCTTCCTGGTGGTCTGCGTGCTCGGCTACACCGCCATCGTCATCGTCGGCACCGACCCGCAATACTTCGTCGACGGCAAACTGGGCGGTGCCCTGGTGGGCGGCGGCAACATGGTGGCCATGCACCTGGCCCAGGCGGTGGGCGGCAACCTGTTCCTCGGTTTTCTCTCGGCCGTGGCCTTCGCCACCATACTCGCCGTGGTCGCAGGCCTCGCCCTGGCTGGCGCCTCGGCAATCTCCCACGACCTCTATGCCAGCGTGCTGAAAAAGGGCCGCGCCAGCGAGAAGGACGAGATGCGCGTGTCGCGCATCGCCACCGTGGCCATCGGCCTGGTCGCGATCGGCCTGGGCATTCTCTTCGAGCAGATGAACATCGCCTTCCTGGTCGGCCTGACCTTCGGCGTCGCTGCCTCGGCCAACTTCCCGGTGCTGATCATGGCCATGTACTGGAGGGGCCTGACCACCCGTGGCGCCCTCTGGGGCGGGTTGACCGGGCTGGTAAGCGCCATGGCACTGGTGATCTGTGCGCCAGCCGTCTGGGTCGGGGTACTGGGTCATGAGAAAGCGCTTTTCCCCTATGACCAGCCGGCGCTGTTCTCCATGCCCCTGGCCTTCCTGGTGATCATCGTGGTGTCCATGCTCGATCGCAGCGCTCGCGCCAGCCGCGAACGCGCCGCCTACGACGACCAGTTCGTACGCGCCCAGACCGGCCTGGGGGCCGCCGCCGCCAGCAACCACTGA
- a CDS encoding DUF485 domain-containing protein: MTPHHSPDTSANARIMANPKFQRLAQERAILAWSLSALVLAVYYLFILLVAFVPGWLHLPLYEGSHLSRGIPLGAAIIILSWLLTAWYVRHANTRFDALSAEILAEGQA, translated from the coding sequence ATGACACCTCACCACTCCCCCGACACCTCGGCCAATGCTCGCATCATGGCCAATCCGAAGTTCCAGCGCCTGGCCCAGGAGCGCGCCATTCTCGCCTGGTCGCTCAGCGCCCTGGTGCTGGCGGTCTACTACCTGTTCATCCTGCTGGTGGCCTTCGTACCCGGCTGGCTGCACCTGCCGCTCTACGAGGGTAGCCACCTCAGTCGCGGCATTCCGCTGGGCGCCGCCATCATCATTCTTTCCTGGCTGCTGACCGCCTGGTACGTGCGTCACGCCAATACCCGCTTCGATGCGCTGAGCGCGGAAATCCTCGCGGAGGGCCAGGCATGA
- a CDS encoding LysR family transcriptional regulator gives MQKSSSPEPVKWDDLRFFLEVARTRTATGAARRLGVDYTTVSRRVRALEQALGALLFEKSRAAGFVLTVEGQRLLGHAETLESTLQAACEQVSGTRLGLSGHVRIGCTEGFGSYFVTAQMSRFLEHYPHISADILPVPHFVSLSRREADIAITLERPERGPYVCSKLADYRLRLYASPEYLAKHPPIETREDLAGHPFITYVEDLAFSPKLLYLNDLLPGAMSQLRSTSVIAQYQAALQGQALAILPCFLVAGDPRLQAVLPGEVEVTRQFWIYYSEDLRRLKRITLIAEYLHACADLNAEWLMGETRSLRFPSLD, from the coding sequence ATGCAAAAAAGTTCCAGTCCCGAGCCGGTCAAATGGGACGATCTTCGATTTTTCCTGGAAGTCGCCCGTACTCGCACGGCAACCGGTGCCGCGCGACGCCTCGGTGTCGACTACACCACGGTATCGCGGCGCGTCCGCGCCCTGGAGCAGGCGCTGGGTGCGTTGCTGTTCGAGAAGTCGCGAGCGGCGGGTTTCGTTCTCACGGTGGAAGGCCAGCGTCTGCTGGGCCACGCCGAGACCCTGGAAAGCACATTGCAGGCGGCCTGCGAGCAGGTGTCGGGCACGCGCCTGGGGCTCTCCGGCCATGTGCGTATCGGCTGTACCGAGGGTTTCGGGTCCTATTTCGTGACGGCGCAGATGAGCCGCTTCCTCGAGCACTATCCGCACATCTCCGCGGATATCCTGCCCGTGCCGCACTTCGTCAGCCTGTCCCGCCGCGAAGCGGATATCGCCATCACCCTGGAACGCCCCGAGCGCGGGCCCTATGTCTGTTCCAAGCTCGCCGATTACCGCCTGCGCCTTTACGCATCGCCGGAATACCTGGCCAAGCATCCGCCAATCGAGACGCGCGAGGACCTGGCCGGGCACCCGTTCATCACCTACGTCGAAGACCTGGCGTTCAGCCCCAAGCTGCTCTATCTGAACGACCTGCTGCCAGGTGCCATGAGCCAGTTGCGCAGCACCAGCGTCATCGCTCAGTACCAGGCTGCGTTGCAGGGGCAGGCGCTGGCCATCCTGCCGTGTTTCCTGGTTGCAGGTGACCCCAGGTTGCAGGCCGTGCTGCCGGGCGAGGTGGAAGTGACTCGGCAGTTCTGGATCTACTACAGCGAGGATTTGCGGCGCCTCAAGCGCATTACGCTGATTGCCGAGTACCTGCATGCCTGCGCCGACCTCAACGCCGAATGGCTGATGGGCGAAACCCGTTCGTTGCGCTTCCCGTCGCTCGATTAG
- a CDS encoding NADH:flavin oxidoreductase/NADH oxidase family protein produces MSPFQTLQLPNGAVIPNRIAKAAMEENLANQDQTPSDPLLRLYQAWAKGGAGLLLTGNVMVDARAMTGPGGVVLEEGQPLERFREWARIGRAHGAQFWMQINHPGRQMQANLGQPTVAPSAVALDMGGLSKLFPLPKALDEAEIAELIERFARTAALAEQAGFSGVQVHAAHGYLLSQFLSPLSNRREDRWGGPIENRARLLLEVVKAVRAQVSPSFCVAVKLNSADFQRGGFEPSDARQVVLWLGELAVDLVELSGGSYEAPAMQGDARDGRTLAREAYFLEFAQEIASVAPMPVMVTGGIRRLPVVEQVLSGGVAMAGIATALAVNPSLPGLWQAGQAQASAELPPIRWKRKALAALAYMSLVKLQMRRLASGSQPEPNASPLRALLQEQWSTLRRTRQYRQLMSNRAG; encoded by the coding sequence ATGTCGCCCTTCCAAACTCTGCAGTTGCCCAATGGCGCCGTCATTCCCAACCGCATCGCCAAGGCGGCGATGGAGGAGAACCTCGCCAATCAGGACCAGACCCCTTCGGACCCGCTGCTGCGCCTCTACCAGGCCTGGGCCAAGGGTGGCGCCGGGCTGTTGCTGACCGGCAACGTGATGGTGGACGCCCGCGCCATGACCGGCCCAGGCGGCGTGGTGCTGGAGGAGGGGCAACCGTTGGAGCGTTTCCGCGAATGGGCGCGCATCGGCCGTGCGCACGGGGCGCAATTCTGGATGCAGATCAACCACCCTGGCCGGCAGATGCAGGCCAACCTCGGCCAGCCCACTGTCGCCCCCTCCGCCGTAGCGCTGGACATGGGCGGTCTGTCGAAGCTGTTCCCGCTGCCCAAGGCGCTGGACGAGGCAGAGATCGCCGAACTGATCGAGCGCTTCGCCCGCACTGCGGCGCTGGCCGAACAGGCCGGTTTCAGCGGGGTGCAGGTGCATGCCGCCCACGGCTACCTGCTGAGCCAGTTCCTCTCGCCCCTGAGCAACCGCCGCGAGGACCGCTGGGGCGGCCCCATCGAGAACCGCGCGCGCCTGCTGCTCGAGGTGGTCAAGGCAGTGCGCGCCCAGGTATCGCCGAGCTTCTGCGTGGCCGTGAAGCTGAACTCGGCCGACTTCCAGCGCGGCGGCTTCGAGCCGAGCGACGCACGCCAGGTGGTGCTCTGGCTCGGCGAACTGGCCGTAGACCTGGTGGAGCTGTCCGGCGGCAGCTACGAAGCACCGGCCATGCAGGGCGATGCTCGTGATGGCCGTACCCTGGCCCGCGAAGCCTACTTCCTCGAGTTCGCCCAGGAGATCGCCAGCGTCGCGCCCATGCCGGTGATGGTCACCGGCGGTATCCGCCGCCTGCCGGTGGTGGAACAGGTGCTGTCCGGTGGCGTGGCCATGGCCGGCATCGCTACCGCGCTGGCGGTCAATCCGTCGCTGCCGGGCCTCTGGCAAGCCGGCCAGGCCCAGGCCAGCGCTGAACTGCCGCCGATCCGCTGGAAACGCAAAGCCCTGGCCGCGCTGGCCTACATGTCCCTGGTGAAGCTCCAGATGCGCCGCCTGGCAAGCGGCAGCCAGCCGGAACCGAACGCCTCGCCACTGCGCGCATTGCTGCAGGAGCAGTGGAGTACCCTGCGCCGCACACGCCAGTACCGGCAGTTGATGAGCAACCGGGCGGGCTGA
- a CDS encoding MerR family transcriptional regulator: MKIGELARRSGLTASRIRFYEASGLINAQRLGNGYRDYPEQALHTLEIITCGQQAGFSLEEMRNLMPDPTLRAGHHDRLLESLQRKVTEIDAMQQRLAQNRAQLLAIIAGIEGKPEGMGCEENAQRMLAGWRERGGAGANGVDPTLDRATKPAR; encoded by the coding sequence ATGAAAATCGGCGAACTCGCCCGGCGTAGCGGCTTGACCGCTTCGCGCATCCGTTTCTATGAAGCCAGTGGACTCATCAACGCCCAGCGCCTGGGCAATGGCTATCGCGATTATCCCGAGCAGGCCTTGCACACGCTGGAAATCATCACCTGCGGGCAGCAGGCCGGCTTCAGCCTGGAGGAAATGCGCAACCTCATGCCTGATCCGACCCTGCGGGCCGGCCACCACGACCGCCTGCTGGAAAGCCTTCAGCGCAAGGTCACCGAAATCGACGCCATGCAACAGCGGCTGGCACAGAACCGTGCGCAACTGCTGGCAATCATCGCCGGTATCGAAGGCAAGCCCGAGGGGATGGGCTGCGAGGAAAACGCCCAGCGCATGCTCGCCGGGTGGCGGGAGCGGGGAGGGGCGGGGGCGAACGGGGTCGACCCAACACTTGACCGTGCGACGAAGCCGGCCAGGTAG
- a CDS encoding YcbK family protein: MAASTPGLSRRQVLKAFAALAAVLVTGEAAANRIEVTLRPRNLHARLLNRDRYLRLERPASGEVATFCYFRKGKGWDLEGYRQGCRILRDVKYKSTVKINVKLLDLLFLIQAWLRINQLPTRILVNSGYRTPKHNATLEGAARQSLHIRGMAADIRIPGVSVERLGKLVRAIGAGGVGFYPSKGFIHIDVGRVRTWRVAELVEPGQEAWALAVLDQAAEFA, translated from the coding sequence ATGGCAGCTTCCACCCCCGGCCTGTCCAGACGCCAGGTGCTCAAGGCATTCGCTGCCCTTGCCGCCGTCCTGGTCACGGGCGAAGCCGCCGCCAACCGGATCGAAGTGACCCTGCGGCCGCGCAACCTCCACGCCCGCCTCCTCAATCGCGACCGCTACCTGCGCCTGGAACGCCCGGCATCCGGTGAAGTCGCCACCTTCTGCTACTTCCGCAAAGGCAAGGGTTGGGACCTCGAAGGCTATCGCCAGGGCTGCCGCATACTCCGCGACGTGAAGTACAAGAGCACGGTGAAGATCAACGTCAAGCTGCTGGACCTGCTCTTCCTCATCCAGGCCTGGCTGCGCATCAACCAGTTGCCCACGCGCATCCTCGTCAACAGTGGCTACCGCACCCCGAAACACAACGCCACCCTGGAAGGCGCCGCCCGACAGTCCCTGCACATCCGCGGCATGGCTGCCGACATCCGGATTCCTGGCGTCAGTGTCGAACGACTGGGGAAACTGGTCCGCGCCATCGGCGCAGGCGGCGTGGGGTTCTATCCGTCGAAGGGTTTCATCCACATCGACGTCGGTCGTGTCAGGACCTGGCGCGTAGCCGAACTGGTGGAACCCGGGCAGGAGGCATGGGCCCTGGCCGTGCTCGACCAGGCCGCTGAGTTCGCCTGA
- a CDS encoding helix-turn-helix domain-containing protein — MNTLGSRIAHYRKLKGLSQQALASECGWESQSRIGNYERDTREPSFEDLRRIAKALSVTLNDLLNPVMQIAESKDGRYATDQKLSARSRQVLDRITLAASQGRLVEQDLILLEQIARRLEKPEA, encoded by the coding sequence ATGAATACGCTTGGATCGCGCATTGCGCATTACAGAAAACTGAAAGGACTCTCACAGCAGGCCCTGGCCAGTGAGTGCGGTTGGGAATCGCAGTCCCGCATCGGCAACTACGAGCGGGACACGCGCGAACCCTCGTTCGAGGACCTTCGCCGAATCGCCAAGGCATTGAGCGTGACGCTCAACGACCTGCTGAACCCCGTTATGCAGATCGCCGAATCCAAAGATGGCCGTTACGCCACCGACCAGAAGCTCAGCGCCCGCTCGCGTCAGGTGCTCGATCGAATCACCCTGGCGGCCAGCCAGGGCCGCCTGGTCGAACAGGACCTCATCCTGCTCGAGCAGATCGCCCGGCGCCTGGAAAAGCCGGAAGCCTGA
- a CDS encoding methyl-accepting chemotaxis protein, with translation MQAMQDMTESLRSLLRRLSSGIEQLATAAEEMSAVTEQTSAGVNQQKMETEQVATAMNEMVATVQDVARNAESAADSAGEADRQAQQGTAVVQQAIERIESLAHAIEQSAGAIERLKHDSTNIGTVLDVIKSIAEQTNLLALNAAIEAARAGDAGRGFAVVADEVRALARRTQESTTQIEQLVSTLQEGAQGAVDMMGRSRNEAGHTVDAAKEAGDALQAINSSVSSIQQLNQQIATAAEQQSAVAEEINRSVTSIRDVAEQSAAATEETSTASVDLARLGGELQTEVNRFRLA, from the coding sequence ATGCAGGCCATGCAGGACATGACCGAAAGCCTACGCAGCCTGCTCAGGCGCTTGAGCAGTGGCATCGAGCAACTGGCCACCGCAGCCGAAGAAATGTCCGCTGTCACCGAGCAGACCAGCGCCGGCGTCAACCAGCAGAAAATGGAAACCGAGCAGGTGGCCACGGCCATGAACGAAATGGTCGCCACCGTGCAGGACGTCGCCCGCAACGCCGAGTCTGCCGCCGATTCCGCTGGCGAAGCCGACCGGCAGGCGCAACAGGGCACCGCCGTTGTCCAGCAGGCCATCGAACGCATCGAAAGCCTGGCCCACGCCATCGAACAGTCCGCCGGTGCCATCGAACGCCTCAAGCACGACAGCACCAACATCGGCACCGTGCTGGACGTGATCAAGAGCATCGCCGAGCAGACCAACCTGCTTGCCCTCAATGCGGCCATCGAGGCGGCGCGGGCAGGCGATGCGGGACGCGGCTTCGCAGTCGTCGCAGACGAAGTACGCGCCCTCGCCCGCCGCACCCAGGAATCCACGACACAGATCGAGCAATTGGTCAGCACCCTGCAGGAGGGCGCCCAGGGCGCAGTCGACATGATGGGCCGCAGTCGCAACGAGGCGGGCCACACCGTCGACGCAGCCAAGGAGGCCGGCGACGCGCTCCAGGCCATCAACAGCTCGGTCTCCAGCATCCAGCAGCTCAATCAGCAGATCGCCACCGCTGCCGAGCAGCAGAGCGCCGTGGCCGAAGAGATCAATCGCAGCGTCACCAGCATCCGCGATGTCGCCGAACAGTCCGCTGCCGCCACGGAAGAAACCTCCACCGCCAGTGTCGACCTCGCACGGCTCGGGGGCGAACTGCAGACCGAGGTCAATCGCTTTCGCCTGGCCTGA
- the earP gene encoding elongation factor P maturation arginine rhamnosyltransferase EarP, with protein sequence MVKWDIFCNVVDNFGDIGVTWRLARQLVAEHGQAVRLWVDEPAMFAPLCPQADPEAERQWQHGVEIRHWRQDWQPVEAADVVIEAFACQLPEHYLGAMAARADKPFWLNLEYLSAEDWVAGCHGLPSFQPNGLQKSFFFPGFTDGTGGLLREGALMSRRLAFQADPDARQAFFDDLGVDLEAGALLISLFAYENAALAGWLDALAASPTTVQLLVPVGRVLPDLARWLGADRLTAGARLRRGNLVIQMLPFVSQDDYDRILWSCDFNAVRGEDSFIRAQWAGRPLLWHIYQQEEEAHWDKLEAFLALYCQALSPAAAAALAESWRAWNRGEGMDAAWPALTEHWAELKAHAERWCEVQAGRTDLATGLVQFCTKPL encoded by the coding sequence ATCGTGAAGTGGGACATTTTCTGCAACGTCGTCGATAACTTCGGCGACATCGGCGTGACCTGGCGCCTGGCCCGCCAACTGGTGGCCGAGCACGGCCAGGCGGTACGTCTCTGGGTGGACGAGCCGGCGATGTTTGCGCCGCTTTGCCCGCAGGCAGACCCCGAAGCGGAACGCCAGTGGCAGCACGGCGTGGAAATCCGCCATTGGCGCCAGGACTGGCAGCCCGTTGAAGCGGCGGATGTGGTGATCGAGGCCTTCGCCTGCCAACTGCCGGAACACTACCTGGGCGCCATGGCGGCGCGGGCCGACAAGCCCTTCTGGCTCAATCTGGAATACCTCAGTGCTGAGGATTGGGTGGCGGGCTGCCATGGCCTGCCGTCCTTCCAGCCCAACGGCTTGCAGAAGTCGTTTTTCTTTCCCGGTTTCACCGATGGCACGGGTGGCCTGTTGCGGGAGGGCGCCCTGATGTCGCGGCGCCTGGCCTTCCAGGCCGATCCTGACGCGCGCCAGGCGTTCTTCGATGACCTGGGCGTCGACCTGGAGGCGGGCGCACTGCTGATCTCCCTCTTCGCCTACGAGAACGCTGCGCTGGCCGGTTGGCTTGATGCCCTGGCGGCCAGCCCCACGACCGTGCAACTGTTGGTGCCGGTCGGCCGGGTGCTGCCCGACCTGGCTCGCTGGTTGGGCGCGGACAGGCTCACGGCGGGAGCCCGACTGCGCCGGGGCAACCTGGTGATCCAGATGCTGCCATTCGTCAGCCAGGACGACTATGACCGGATTCTCTGGAGCTGCGATTTCAACGCGGTGCGCGGTGAGGACTCGTTCATCCGCGCCCAGTGGGCCGGGCGGCCATTGCTCTGGCATATCTATCAGCAGGAGGAAGAGGCGCATTGGGATAAGCTCGAGGCGTTTCTCGCCCTCTACTGCCAGGCGCTATCCCCGGCTGCAGCGGCTGCGCTGGCCGAAAGCTGGCGGGCCTGGAACCGTGGCGAAGGCATGGACGCTGCCTGGCCAGCGCTCACCGAGCACTGGGCGGAGTTGAAAGCGCATGCCGAGCGCTGGTGCGAGGTCCAGGCCGGTCGAACCGACCTTGCGACGGGTCTGGTGCAGTTTTGTACAAAACCGCTATGA
- the efp gene encoding elongation factor P, translating into MKTAQEFRAGQVANINGAPWVIQKAEFNKSGRNSAVVKMKLKNLLTGAGTETVFKADDKLEPIILERKEVTYSYFADPLYVFMDPEFNQYEIEKADLEGVLTFIEDGMTDVCEAVFYNDRVISVELPTTIVRQIAYTEPSVRGDTSGKVMKTARLNNGAELQVSAFCEIGDSIEIDTRTGEYKSRVKA; encoded by the coding sequence ATGAAAACCGCTCAAGAGTTCCGCGCCGGCCAAGTCGCCAACATCAATGGCGCTCCCTGGGTCATCCAAAAGGCCGAGTTCAACAAATCCGGCCGTAACAGCGCTGTCGTCAAGATGAAGCTGAAGAACCTGCTGACCGGCGCCGGCACCGAGACTGTGTTCAAGGCCGACGACAAGCTGGAGCCGATCATCCTTGAACGCAAGGAAGTGACCTACTCCTACTTCGCCGATCCGCTGTACGTGTTCATGGACCCCGAGTTCAACCAGTACGAGATCGAAAAGGCTGACCTGGAAGGCGTCCTGACCTTCATCGAAGACGGCATGACCGACGTTTGCGAAGCTGTGTTCTACAACGATCGCGTGATCTCCGTCGAACTGCCGACCACCATCGTTCGCCAGATCGCCTACACCGAGCCGTCCGTCCGTGGCGACACTTCCGGCAAGGTGATGAAGACTGCTCGTCTGAACAACGGTGCCGAGCTGCAAGTATCCGCCTTCTGCGAAATCGGTGACTCCATCGAGATCGACACCCGTACCGGCGAGTACAAGTCCCGCGTCAAGGCCTGA
- a CDS encoding alpha/beta hydrolase, producing MKPISTFVASSLLALSVGQAFAAGSPGVERNTQAFLEALAAGGGKPLETLAPKDARAVLVGAQAGVKLELPKAEVSQKTIDANGQKIDLTIVRPADVKGTLPVFMFFHGGGWVLGDYPTHERLIRDLVANSGAVAVYVNYTPSPEARYPTAINQAYAATQWVAEHGKEIGVDGKRLAVAGNSVGGNMAAVVSLMAKDKGTPKIRFQALLWPVTDANFNNASYNQFENGHFLTRNMMKWFWDSYTTDPRQRAEIYASPLQASTEQLKGLPPALVQTAEFDVLRDEGEAYARKLDAAGVEVTAVRFNGMIHDFGLLNVLARVPGTRAAMQQAGEALKEHLK from the coding sequence ATGAAACCGATCAGCACCTTTGTCGCCAGCAGCTTGCTCGCCCTTTCCGTTGGCCAGGCCTTCGCCGCGGGCAGCCCCGGCGTCGAACGCAACACCCAGGCCTTCCTCGAAGCCCTGGCCGCTGGTGGCGGCAAGCCACTTGAAACCCTGGCTCCCAAGGATGCCCGTGCGGTGCTTGTGGGCGCCCAGGCGGGTGTGAAACTGGAACTGCCGAAAGCCGAAGTGAGCCAGAAGACCATCGACGCCAACGGCCAGAAAATCGACCTGACCATCGTCCGCCCGGCCGACGTGAAAGGCACGCTGCCGGTCTTCATGTTCTTCCACGGTGGCGGCTGGGTGCTGGGTGACTACCCGACTCACGAGCGCCTGATCCGCGACCTGGTGGCCAATTCCGGTGCCGTCGCGGTCTATGTGAACTACACGCCTTCCCCGGAAGCCAGGTACCCGACCGCCATCAACCAGGCTTACGCCGCCACCCAGTGGGTGGCCGAACATGGCAAGGAAATCGGTGTGGACGGCAAGCGCCTGGCAGTGGCCGGCAACAGCGTCGGCGGCAACATGGCGGCGGTAGTCAGCCTGATGGCCAAGGACAAGGGCACGCCGAAGATCCGCTTCCAGGCCCTGCTCTGGCCGGTAACGGACGCCAACTTCAACAACGCGTCCTACAACCAGTTCGAGAATGGCCACTTCCTCACCCGCAACATGATGAAGTGGTTCTGGGACAGCTACACCACCGACCCGCGCCAGCGTGCAGAGATCTACGCCTCCCCGCTGCAAGCCTCGACCGAACAGCTCAAAGGCCTGCCACCGGCCCTGGTGCAGACCGCAGAGTTCGACGTACTGCGTGACGAAGGCGAAGCCTACGCCCGCAAGCTGGACGCCGCCGGCGTGGAGGTCACCGCGGTACGCTTCAACGGCATGATCCACGACTTCGGCCTGCTCAATGTGCTGGCCAGGGTTCCGGGCACCCGCGCCGCGATGCAGCAAGCGGGGGAGGCGCTGAAAGAGCACCTGAAGTAA